From Eriocheir sinensis breed Jianghai 21 chromosome 65, ASM2467909v1, whole genome shotgun sequence, one genomic window encodes:
- the LOC126987558 gene encoding ubiquitin-like modifier-activating enzyme ATG7 isoform X1: protein MEEQTLLQFAPFSSAVDAGFWHHFTQLKLDVLQLNDQAVPMAGSFTNSDTPGLPPRLHVEYNALERRQVPSSWSCHATGKVINTNTIEEFRNRSKQDLLRESAASLWEAITSGRALEDPSLLASFLLFTFADLKKYHYYYWFAFPAFTFPKVMYTKPPQTLSEAFTPKEVSSLLTSYMSQETECDRGFFSITKCGEECAIHPLRDYPSLRTAAKDPDREVYLGISDPSTLPSNPGWTLRNLLTLAAVQWSQQWRSHKVLCLRVITRSGVQNAMHSLVLDVDLGDEADSLLPSEMPPSLGWEKNERGKMGPRMVNLSANMDPTKLAESAVDLNLKLMRWRVAPQLDLGIIHRTRCLLLGSGTLGCAVARCLMGWGVRHLTLVDNGKVSYSNPVRQNLYTFKDCQNGGRYKAVAAAEALLEIFPKMNSKGVVLSIPMPGHTIGESLLKQVKEDVATLEQLIEEHDAVFLLMDSRESRWLPTVIGAAKEKLVLTAALGFDSFLVMRHGMRQAGTGSPQPASTAIPRDSIPGHMLGCYFCNDVVAPGNVSSTHDRTLDQQCTVTRPGVSYLAAGHVTEMLVATLQHPDKGFAEASVQEHGGVKEGVLGPVPHSLRGFLGRHQLLTPASTAFDQCSGCCSQVLNAYKDEGFEFLLKVFNSTAYLEEVSGLNKLHQCVDDSQVWELSDDEDMD, encoded by the exons ATGGAGGAGCAAACTCTCCTTCAGTTTGCTCCGTTCAGCTCGGCGGTAGATGCCGGCTTTTGGCACCACTTCACGCAGCTCAAG CTGGATGTGCTGCAGCTTAATGACCAGGCCGTTCCCATGGCTGGCAGCTTCACCAACAGCGACACCCCGGGACTGCCGCCGCGCCTCCATGTGGAATACAATGCACTGGAGAG GAGACAAGTCCCCTCCAGTTGGTCCTGCCATGCAACAGGGAAggtcatcaacaccaacaccatcgaGGAGTTCCGCAACCGAAGCAAACAAGACCTGCTGAGGGAGTCTGCCGCTTCACTGTGGGAGGCCATCACCTCGGGCCGGGCTCTGGAGGACCCTTCACTGCTGGCATCTttcttactctttacttttgca GACTTGAAgaagtaccactactactactggtttGCCTTCCCAGCGTTCACATTCCCAAAAGTTATGTACACCAAGCCTCCACAAACGCTCTCGGAAGCCTTCACTCCTAAAGAG GTTTCTTCTCTGCTAACATCCTACATGAGTCAAGAGACAGAGTGTGATCGCGGCTTCTTCAGCATTACCAAGTGTGGCGAGGAGTGCGCCATCCACCCGCTCAGGGATTACCCCAGCCTCAGGACGGCAGCCAAGGAT CCTGACAGAGAGGTGTACCTTGGCATATCAGACCCCAGCACACTGCCCAGCAACCCTGGCTGGACACTGCGCAACCTCCTCACCCTGGCGGCTGTCCAATG GTCCCAGCAGTGGAGGAGCCATAAAGTTCTCTGCCTGAGGGTGATAACCAGGAGTGGCGTGCAGAATGCCATGCACAGCCTTGTTCTGGATGTTGACCTTGGCGATGAAGCTGACTCCCTCCTGCCCTCCGAGATGCCTCCGAGTCTTGGCTGGGAGAAGAATGAGCGCGGGAAGATGGGCCCCCGCATGGTGAACCTGTCAGCAAATATGGACCCCACCAA GTTGGCTGAGTCAGCTGTGGACTTGAACCTGAAGCTCATGAGGTGGCGAGTTGCACCTCAGCTGGACCTGGGCATCATTCACAGGACCCGCTGCCTCCTGCTGGGGTCCGGGACACTGGGCTGTGCCGTGGCCCGCTGCCTCATG GGCTGGGGCGTCCGACACCTGACTCTGGTGGACAACGGAAAGGTGTCGTACAGCAACCCAGTGAGGCAAAATCTCTACACCTTCAAGGACTGCCAGAATGGCGGCCGTTACAAGGCTGTGGCCGCTGCCGAGGCGCTCCTGGAGATTTTTCCGAAGATG AACAGTAAAGGTGTGGTGCTGAGCATCCCCATGCCCGGCCACACCATTGGAGAGAGCCTGCTGAAGCAAGTGAAGGAGGACGTGGCCACCTTGGAGCAGCTCATTGAGGAGCACGATGCTGTCTTCCTGCTCATGGACTCCAGGGAGAGCAGGTGGCTGCCAACAGTGATTGGGGCTGCCAAGGAAAAG CTGGTCCTCACGGCTGCTCTGGGCTTTGACTCCTTCCTTGTGATGAGGCACGGCATGAGGCAGGCCGGCACAGGGAGCCCCCAGCCCGCCAGCACGGCCATCCCTCGCGATTCCATCCCCGGCCACATGCTGGGCTGCTACTTCTGTAACGATGTCGTGGCCCCAGGGAATGTGAGT TCCACACACGACCGCACGCTGGACCAGCAGTGCACGGTGACTCGGCCGGGGGTGTCCTACTTGGCCGCCGGGCACGTCACGGAGATGCTGGTAGCCACCCTTCAGCACCCTGACAA AGGGTTCGCTGAGGCCAGTGTGCAGGAGCacggaggggtgaaggagggcgtGCTGGGCCCGGTGCCTCACTCCCTGCGCGGGTTCCTGGGACGGCACCAGCTCCTGACCCCTGCCTCCACCGCCTTTGACCAGTGTTCAGGATGCTGCAGCCAG gttttGAATGCTTACAAAGATGAAGGCTTTGAATTTCTCCTCAAAGTCTTCAACTCCACGGCCTACCTGGAGGAGGTGTCCGGCCTGAACAAACTCCACCAGTGTGTTGATGACTCTCAG GTGTGGGAGCTGAGCGATGATGAGGATATGGACTGA
- the LOC126987558 gene encoding ubiquitin-like modifier-activating enzyme ATG7 isoform X2, whose protein sequence is MEEQTLLQFAPFSSAVDAGFWHHFTQLKLDVLQLNDQAVPMAGSFTNSDTPGLPPRLHVEYNALERRQVPSSWSCHATGKVINTNTIEEFRNRSKQDLLRESAASLWEAITSGRALEDPSLLASFLLFTFADLKKYHYYYWFAFPAFTFPKVMYTKPPQTLSEAFTPKEVSSLLTSYMSQETECDRGFFSITKCGEECAIHPLRDYPSLRTAAKDPDREVYLGISDPSTLPSNPGWTLRNLLTLAAVQWSQQWRSHKVLCLRVITRSGVQNAMHSLVLDVDLGDEADSLLPSEMPPSLGWEKNERGKMGPRMVNLSANMDPTKLAESAVDLNLKLMRWRVAPQLDLGIIHRTRCLLLGSGTLGCAVARCLMGWGVRHLTLVDNGKVSYSNPVRQNLYTFKDCQNGGRYKAVAAAEALLEIFPKMNSKGVVLSIPMPGHTIGESLLKQVKEDVATLEQLIEEHDAVFLLMDSRESRWLPTVIGAAKEKLVLTAALGFDSFLVMRHGMRQAGTGSPQPASTAIPRDSIPGHMLGCYFCNDVVAPGNSTHDRTLDQQCTVTRPGVSYLAAGHVTEMLVATLQHPDKGFAEASVQEHGGVKEGVLGPVPHSLRGFLGRHQLLTPASTAFDQCSGCCSQVLNAYKDEGFEFLLKVFNSTAYLEEVSGLNKLHQCVDDSQVWELSDDEDMD, encoded by the exons ATGGAGGAGCAAACTCTCCTTCAGTTTGCTCCGTTCAGCTCGGCGGTAGATGCCGGCTTTTGGCACCACTTCACGCAGCTCAAG CTGGATGTGCTGCAGCTTAATGACCAGGCCGTTCCCATGGCTGGCAGCTTCACCAACAGCGACACCCCGGGACTGCCGCCGCGCCTCCATGTGGAATACAATGCACTGGAGAG GAGACAAGTCCCCTCCAGTTGGTCCTGCCATGCAACAGGGAAggtcatcaacaccaacaccatcgaGGAGTTCCGCAACCGAAGCAAACAAGACCTGCTGAGGGAGTCTGCCGCTTCACTGTGGGAGGCCATCACCTCGGGCCGGGCTCTGGAGGACCCTTCACTGCTGGCATCTttcttactctttacttttgca GACTTGAAgaagtaccactactactactggtttGCCTTCCCAGCGTTCACATTCCCAAAAGTTATGTACACCAAGCCTCCACAAACGCTCTCGGAAGCCTTCACTCCTAAAGAG GTTTCTTCTCTGCTAACATCCTACATGAGTCAAGAGACAGAGTGTGATCGCGGCTTCTTCAGCATTACCAAGTGTGGCGAGGAGTGCGCCATCCACCCGCTCAGGGATTACCCCAGCCTCAGGACGGCAGCCAAGGAT CCTGACAGAGAGGTGTACCTTGGCATATCAGACCCCAGCACACTGCCCAGCAACCCTGGCTGGACACTGCGCAACCTCCTCACCCTGGCGGCTGTCCAATG GTCCCAGCAGTGGAGGAGCCATAAAGTTCTCTGCCTGAGGGTGATAACCAGGAGTGGCGTGCAGAATGCCATGCACAGCCTTGTTCTGGATGTTGACCTTGGCGATGAAGCTGACTCCCTCCTGCCCTCCGAGATGCCTCCGAGTCTTGGCTGGGAGAAGAATGAGCGCGGGAAGATGGGCCCCCGCATGGTGAACCTGTCAGCAAATATGGACCCCACCAA GTTGGCTGAGTCAGCTGTGGACTTGAACCTGAAGCTCATGAGGTGGCGAGTTGCACCTCAGCTGGACCTGGGCATCATTCACAGGACCCGCTGCCTCCTGCTGGGGTCCGGGACACTGGGCTGTGCCGTGGCCCGCTGCCTCATG GGCTGGGGCGTCCGACACCTGACTCTGGTGGACAACGGAAAGGTGTCGTACAGCAACCCAGTGAGGCAAAATCTCTACACCTTCAAGGACTGCCAGAATGGCGGCCGTTACAAGGCTGTGGCCGCTGCCGAGGCGCTCCTGGAGATTTTTCCGAAGATG AACAGTAAAGGTGTGGTGCTGAGCATCCCCATGCCCGGCCACACCATTGGAGAGAGCCTGCTGAAGCAAGTGAAGGAGGACGTGGCCACCTTGGAGCAGCTCATTGAGGAGCACGATGCTGTCTTCCTGCTCATGGACTCCAGGGAGAGCAGGTGGCTGCCAACAGTGATTGGGGCTGCCAAGGAAAAG CTGGTCCTCACGGCTGCTCTGGGCTTTGACTCCTTCCTTGTGATGAGGCACGGCATGAGGCAGGCCGGCACAGGGAGCCCCCAGCCCGCCAGCACGGCCATCCCTCGCGATTCCATCCCCGGCCACATGCTGGGCTGCTACTTCTGTAACGATGTCGTGGCCCCAGGGAAT TCCACACACGACCGCACGCTGGACCAGCAGTGCACGGTGACTCGGCCGGGGGTGTCCTACTTGGCCGCCGGGCACGTCACGGAGATGCTGGTAGCCACCCTTCAGCACCCTGACAA AGGGTTCGCTGAGGCCAGTGTGCAGGAGCacggaggggtgaaggagggcgtGCTGGGCCCGGTGCCTCACTCCCTGCGCGGGTTCCTGGGACGGCACCAGCTCCTGACCCCTGCCTCCACCGCCTTTGACCAGTGTTCAGGATGCTGCAGCCAG gttttGAATGCTTACAAAGATGAAGGCTTTGAATTTCTCCTCAAAGTCTTCAACTCCACGGCCTACCTGGAGGAGGTGTCCGGCCTGAACAAACTCCACCAGTGTGTTGATGACTCTCAG GTGTGGGAGCTGAGCGATGATGAGGATATGGACTGA